From a region of the Mesotoga infera genome:
- a CDS encoding bifunctional 4-hydroxy-2-oxoglutarate aldolase/2-dehydro-3-deoxy-phosphogluconate aldolase, with the protein MFEKLMTEKVLTVIRGLTLNQSRKLCEMLLENGLTILEVSFSDESSSEILHELKKEFYGKLVIGAGTVYDDTAYSRALRSNADFVLSPGFSEEIAKLSARDGISYIPGVYTSTDIQKALNTGFSFLKLFPSGSEGLQLLKAYRGPFPTVKFMPFGGVTAENANEYMKAGAVALGIGSYIANRNLFDEGKEGEILERILKIRRAVNARS; encoded by the coding sequence GTGTTCGAAAAACTAATGACTGAAAAAGTCTTGACGGTGATAAGGGGTCTTACGCTCAATCAATCGAGGAAGTTGTGTGAAATGCTTCTGGAAAACGGCTTGACGATTCTGGAAGTCAGTTTCTCCGACGAATCTTCTTCAGAGATACTGCACGAACTCAAGAAGGAATTCTACGGAAAGCTCGTGATCGGGGCCGGTACAGTATACGATGATACGGCTTATTCGAGAGCGCTTCGCTCAAATGCCGATTTCGTTCTCAGCCCTGGATTTAGCGAGGAAATCGCGAAGTTGTCGGCAAGGGACGGGATTAGTTATATACCCGGAGTCTACACTTCTACAGATATACAGAAGGCACTGAACACCGGATTCAGCTTCCTGAAACTCTTCCCCAGCGGTTCTGAAGGTCTGCAGCTGCTCAAAGCGTACAGGGGTCCGTTTCCCACTGTCAAGTTCATGCCTTTTGGCGGGGTAACGGCCGAAAACGCTAACGAATACATGAAAGCAGGAGCTGTTGCGCTCGGAATTGGTTCCTACATAGCAAACAGGAATCTCTTTGATGAAGGAAAAGAAGGGGAGATTCTTGAAAGGATCCTGAAAATTCGGAGAGCCGTAAATGCCCGCAGTTGA